In Persicimonas caeni, a single window of DNA contains:
- a CDS encoding thrombospondin type 3 repeat-containing protein, which translates to MYRAENRVDDRTCQRWTRGLLVAAMVLSPALAAAGVSEAREASPRLSSSSKVTWFHGEDNGDGEVNPGETVRFRVELRNEGEGAASVDVIGAIPAPAKSWSLVEAAGGADVSDAAELDVRGVEVPGGTSVVISFDVVVGAVPDATVMRGVVAWQMSGAAGEGGRLAAGDVVIRRDLDRDKVYDTDDNCPQLSNPQQRDADGDGLGDACDRCPADPTDTDTDHDSLCDPSDNCPNTPNAAQVDSDGDGLGDACDVCPHDAENDFDGDGVCAPVDNCPDTPNPDQTDSEGDGQGDACDKCPLDLSEQDSDEDGVCDPQDNCPQLGNAGQNDADQDGVGDACDNCIAADNSDQRDTDGDGVGDACDNCPALANPAQHDADGDSVGDACSE; encoded by the coding sequence ATGTACCGCGCAGAGAATCGGGTCGACGATCGCACTTGCCAGAGGTGGACGAGAGGGCTGTTGGTGGCGGCGATGGTGTTGTCGCCGGCGTTGGCGGCGGCGGGGGTGTCGGAGGCGCGCGAGGCGAGTCCGAGGCTGTCGAGCAGCTCGAAGGTGACTTGGTTTCACGGGGAGGATAACGGGGACGGGGAGGTCAACCCGGGGGAGACGGTGCGTTTTCGCGTCGAGCTTCGCAACGAGGGCGAGGGGGCGGCGTCGGTCGACGTGATCGGGGCGATTCCGGCGCCGGCGAAGAGTTGGTCGTTGGTCGAGGCGGCGGGCGGAGCCGACGTCTCGGACGCCGCCGAGTTGGATGTGCGTGGCGTGGAGGTTCCGGGCGGGACGAGTGTGGTGATCTCCTTCGACGTGGTTGTCGGCGCGGTGCCCGACGCCACGGTGATGCGTGGGGTCGTCGCCTGGCAGATGTCCGGGGCGGCGGGCGAGGGCGGTCGGTTGGCGGCGGGAGACGTGGTCATTCGTCGAGATCTCGACCGCGACAAGGTCTACGACACTGACGACAATTGCCCGCAGCTTTCCAACCCGCAGCAACGCGACGCCGACGGTGACGGCCTCGGCGACGCGTGCGATCGGTGTCCGGCCGACCCGACGGATACCGACACCGACCACGACTCGCTGTGTGATCCCTCCGACAATTGCCCCAACACCCCCAACGCCGCGCAGGTCGACAGCGACGGCGACGGGCTGGGTGATGCGTGTGACGTGTGTCCCCACGACGCCGAGAACGACTTCGACGGTGACGGGGTGTGTGCGCCGGTCGACAACTGTCCGGACACGCCGAACCCCGACCAGACGGACTCGGAGGGCGACGGGCAGGGTGATGCGTGTGACAAATGTCCGTTGGATCTGAGTGAGCAGGATAGCGATGAGGACGGGGTGTGCGATCCGCAGGACAATTGCCCGCAGCTTGGCAACGCGGGGCAGAATGACGCCGACCAAGACGGGGTGGGCGATGCGTGTGACAACTGCATCGCCGCGGACAATAGCGATCAGCGAGACACGGACGGCGATGGCGTGGGTGACGCGTGCGACAATTGCCCCGCGCTGGCCAACCCGGCGCAGCACGACGCCGACGGCGATAGTGTCGGCGATGCGTGCAGCGAGTGA
- a CDS encoding L-aspartate oxidase, with protein MTDHIHITDLLVLGAGLAGMQAALHAPEHRVTLVTAAKVGRGGASPWAKGGVAVPIADDDHPSLHAYDTLTAGAGLCHHGAVQLATEEGCQRLRGLVELGVEFDRASGGELALGREAAHSQRRIVRADGDGTGRAICKTVGRCLERASHVTLRQECRAVSLIVDDGRVVGAWLAHADGRLEAVLAGATVLATGGLGQLYARTSNPIEARGDGLALALRAGARLVDLEFVQFHPTALAPEQTELTADQGPLPLLTEAIRGEGALLVDEDGRRFMTDEHELAELAPRDVVSRAIWRYCRNGRLVYLDATGIDDFATRFPGAHADCTALGLDPSRDLLPVTPAAHYHMGGVAVDLDGRTSVDGLWACGEVASTGLHGANRLASNSLLEALVFGARAGRSAARELSRTDRPLRPLPDLAATAPAHTDAVDDELLARVQEIMCLHVGLLRSATGLEHALDALDDLAATCPPGSSAEGVVSIASLITIAALRRCESRGAHFRLEYPDRREVWRRRMVFSGTGVGFEAVDADRRLDLDTSRARRLPF; from the coding sequence ATGACCGACCATATCCACATCACCGACCTCCTCGTCCTCGGCGCCGGCCTCGCCGGCATGCAGGCCGCGCTGCATGCGCCCGAGCACCGCGTCACGCTGGTCACCGCCGCCAAGGTCGGCCGTGGCGGGGCGAGCCCGTGGGCCAAAGGCGGCGTCGCCGTGCCCATCGCCGACGACGACCACCCCAGCCTGCACGCCTACGACACGCTGACGGCCGGCGCCGGGCTGTGTCACCACGGCGCGGTGCAGTTGGCGACCGAAGAGGGCTGCCAACGCCTGCGCGGACTCGTCGAGCTGGGCGTGGAGTTCGACCGCGCGAGCGGGGGAGAGCTCGCCTTGGGCCGCGAGGCCGCCCACTCGCAGCGGCGCATCGTGCGCGCCGACGGCGACGGCACCGGCCGCGCGATCTGCAAGACGGTCGGCCGCTGCTTGGAGCGCGCCTCGCACGTCACGCTTCGCCAAGAATGCCGCGCCGTCTCACTCATCGTCGACGACGGCCGCGTCGTCGGCGCCTGGCTCGCCCACGCCGACGGCCGCCTCGAGGCGGTCCTGGCGGGCGCGACGGTGCTGGCGACCGGCGGCCTCGGCCAACTCTACGCGCGCACCTCCAACCCCATCGAGGCCCGCGGCGATGGCCTCGCCCTGGCCCTGCGCGCCGGCGCGCGCCTGGTCGACCTCGAGTTCGTCCAGTTCCACCCTACCGCGCTTGCTCCCGAACAAACCGAGTTGACTGCGGACCAAGGCCCCTTGCCCCTGCTCACCGAGGCGATCCGCGGCGAAGGCGCCCTGCTGGTCGACGAAGACGGCCGGCGCTTCATGACCGACGAGCACGAACTCGCCGAGCTCGCCCCGCGCGACGTCGTCTCGCGGGCCATCTGGCGCTACTGCCGAAACGGCCGCCTCGTCTACCTCGACGCCACGGGCATCGACGACTTCGCCACCCGCTTCCCCGGCGCCCACGCCGACTGCACCGCCCTCGGCCTCGATCCGAGCCGCGACCTGCTGCCGGTCACGCCCGCGGCGCACTATCATATGGGCGGCGTGGCGGTCGATCTCGACGGGCGCACCTCGGTCGACGGGCTGTGGGCCTGCGGCGAGGTCGCCTCGACAGGGCTGCACGGGGCGAACCGCCTGGCGAGCAACTCGCTGTTGGAGGCGCTCGTCTTCGGCGCCCGCGCCGGACGCTCGGCCGCGCGCGAGCTGAGCCGCACCGACCGCCCGTTGCGCCCGTTGCCCGACCTCGCCGCGACCGCTCCGGCGCACACCGACGCAGTCGACGACGAGCTCCTCGCGCGCGTCCAAGAGATCATGTGCCTGCACGTCGGCCTGCTTCGCAGCGCCACCGGCCTCGAACACGCCCTCGACGCCCTCGACGACCTCGCCGCGACCTGCCCGCCGGGAAGCAGCGCCGAAGGGGTCGTCTCCATCGCAAGCCTCATCACCATCGCCGCGCTGCGCCGCTGCGAGAGCCGCGGGGCGCATTTCCGCCTCGAATACCCCGACCGACGCGAGGTCTGGCGCCGACGGATGGTGTTCTCGGGCACGGGCGTGGGCTTCGAAGCCGTCGACGCCGACCGACGACTCGACCTCGACACAAGTCGCGCGCGGAGGTTGCCGTTTTGA
- the nadA gene encoding quinolinate synthase NadA: MSHMPAVDTPDHAPLEYTPQVAEATDHIYPKVRHLVTEAEWQLYAPLIDAIDRLKRERNACVLAHNYQAPEIFYGISDYVGDSLGLARQAAQSTADVIVMCGVHFMAETAKLLNPERTVLIPDTEAGCSLAESITPADIRELRRQHPGMPVVTYVNTSAAVKAECDICCTSSNAVEIVESLDSDRVIFLPDGHLARYVASHTDVEIISWRGVCIVHDEFRVSDMRALRRQHPGIRVAVHPECKEEVQHEADVVGSTSQLQGYIDAERPEKIALITECTMSGNLSSQFPDTEFIQPCSLCPYMKKITLAKVYESLRTLEPTVEIPDAIAQGARAALARMLAV; the protein is encoded by the coding sequence ATGTCCCACATGCCCGCCGTCGACACGCCCGACCACGCCCCGCTCGAGTACACCCCGCAGGTGGCCGAGGCGACCGATCATATCTACCCGAAGGTGCGCCATCTGGTGACCGAGGCCGAGTGGCAGCTGTACGCCCCGCTCATCGACGCGATCGACCGCCTCAAACGCGAGCGCAACGCCTGCGTGCTCGCCCACAACTACCAGGCCCCCGAGATCTTCTACGGCATCAGCGACTACGTGGGCGACTCGCTCGGGCTCGCCCGCCAGGCGGCCCAGTCGACGGCCGATGTCATCGTCATGTGCGGGGTGCACTTCATGGCCGAGACCGCCAAGCTGCTCAACCCCGAGCGCACCGTGCTCATCCCCGACACCGAGGCGGGCTGCTCGCTGGCCGAGTCGATCACCCCGGCCGACATCCGCGAGCTTCGCCGCCAACACCCCGGCATGCCCGTGGTCACCTACGTGAACACCTCCGCGGCGGTCAAAGCCGAGTGCGATATCTGCTGCACCTCGTCGAACGCCGTCGAGATCGTCGAGTCCCTCGACAGCGACCGGGTCATCTTCCTGCCCGACGGCCACCTGGCCCGCTACGTCGCCTCCCACACCGACGTCGAGATCATCAGCTGGCGCGGCGTCTGCATCGTCCACGACGAGTTCCGGGTGAGCGACATGCGCGCGCTTCGTCGCCAACACCCGGGCATCCGCGTGGCCGTGCACCCCGAGTGCAAAGAGGAGGTCCAACACGAGGCCGACGTCGTCGGCTCGACCTCGCAACTGCAGGGCTATATCGACGCCGAGCGCCCCGAAAAGATCGCCCTGATCACCGAGTGCACGATGAGCGGCAACCTGAGCTCGCAATTCCCCGACACCGAGTTCATCCAGCCCTGCTCGCTGTGCCCGTACATGAAAAAGATCACGCTCGCGAAGGTCTACGAGTCGCTGCGCACCCTCGAGCCGACCGTCGAGATCCCCGACGCCATCGCCCAAGGCGCCCGCGCCGCCCTCGCCCGCATGCTCGCCGTCTAG
- a CDS encoding cbb3-type cytochrome c oxidase subunit I yields MPSISYWAIRLALIHLGLGLTAGALMLAHKGYPFLPHFDRWLTAHFHTMLFGWTVQLVIGVGYWILPKFRGGTSRGNDALAIAAIVLVNVGTLMGAGFALYGVAATVAFALQAGAAVCFAVHLWPRVKAFGA; encoded by the coding sequence ATGCCCTCCATCTCCTACTGGGCCATCCGCCTCGCCCTCATCCACCTCGGCCTCGGCCTGACCGCCGGCGCCCTCATGCTCGCCCACAAAGGCTACCCCTTCCTGCCGCACTTCGACCGCTGGCTCACCGCCCACTTCCACACGATGCTTTTCGGCTGGACGGTCCAACTCGTCATCGGCGTGGGCTACTGGATCTTGCCAAAGTTCCGCGGCGGCACGAGCCGCGGCAACGACGCCCTGGCGATCGCGGCGATCGTGTTGGTCAACGTCGGGACGTTGATGGGGGCGGGGTTTGCGCTGTACGGCGTGGCGGCGACAGTCGCGTTTGCGTTGCAGGCGGGGGCGGCGGTGTGTTTTGCGGTGCATTTGTGGCCGAGGGTGAAGGCGTTTGGGGCTTGA
- the thiO gene encoding glycine oxidase ThiO: protein MNHDIAIIGAGVAGLATGWRLAQRGFDVGIFERDEPGSGASRAAAGMLAPTAEVKFGEGALLRLQRDSLARFGDFADELREASGVDIDYRTEGSLVVALEPDDTERLERIWAYQRELGLDARRLSGPAARDLEPRLAPSVHSAVLCPDDHQVDAWKLVDALTEAFTRAGGTLHTHTSVDAIARDHRRVRGLRLADTRCVEASTVVVAAGAWSGGILGVPELDKPTVRPVKGQALCLVDNDDAPLCRHVIRAPDAYLVPKNDGSIVVGATMEERGFDARLTAGGIFELLRGAWRAMPGIYDLELRDTWAGFRPISLDDAPLLGPSKIDGLWIASGHGRHGILLSAITGDVMSEAIAAGELPARYAAFAPTRFG, encoded by the coding sequence TTGAACCACGACATCGCCATCATCGGCGCCGGCGTCGCCGGCCTGGCCACCGGCTGGCGGCTCGCCCAGCGCGGCTTCGACGTGGGCATCTTCGAGCGCGACGAGCCCGGCTCGGGCGCCAGCCGCGCGGCCGCCGGCATGCTCGCCCCGACCGCCGAGGTCAAGTTCGGCGAAGGCGCGCTGCTGCGCCTGCAACGCGACAGCCTCGCCCGCTTTGGCGACTTCGCCGACGAGCTGCGCGAGGCCTCCGGCGTCGACATCGACTACCGCACCGAGGGCTCGCTGGTCGTCGCCCTCGAGCCCGACGACACCGAGCGCCTCGAGCGCATCTGGGCCTACCAACGCGAACTCGGCCTCGACGCCCGACGCCTGAGCGGCCCGGCCGCCCGCGACCTCGAGCCGCGCCTGGCCCCCTCGGTCCACAGCGCCGTGCTCTGCCCCGACGACCACCAGGTCGACGCCTGGAAGCTCGTCGACGCCCTCACCGAGGCGTTCACCCGCGCCGGCGGCACCCTGCACACCCACACCTCGGTCGACGCCATCGCCCGCGACCACCGCCGCGTGCGCGGCCTGCGCCTGGCCGACACCCGCTGCGTCGAGGCGAGCACCGTCGTGGTGGCCGCCGGCGCCTGGAGCGGCGGCATCTTGGGCGTCCCCGAGCTCGACAAGCCCACCGTACGCCCGGTCAAGGGCCAGGCGCTCTGTTTGGTAGATAACGACGACGCCCCCCTCTGCCGCCACGTCATCCGCGCCCCCGACGCCTACCTCGTGCCCAAAAACGACGGCAGCATCGTCGTCGGCGCCACCATGGAAGAGCGCGGCTTCGACGCGCGCCTGACCGCCGGCGGCATCTTCGAGCTCCTACGCGGCGCCTGGCGCGCGATGCCCGGCATCTACGACCTCGAGCTGCGCGACACCTGGGCGGGCTTCCGCCCCATCAGCCTCGACGACGCCCCGCTGCTCGGCCCCTCCAAAATCGACGGGCTGTGGATCGCCTCCGGACACGGCCGCCACGGCATCCTGCTCAGCGCCATCACCGGCGACGTCATGAGCGAGGCGATCGCCGCCGGCGAGTTGCCCGCGAGGTATGCCGCGTTCGCTCCGACGCGCTTTGGGTGA
- a CDS encoding metallophosphoesterase, which translates to MKQFFKYAGVGLLIFLGFVLAWGLIEPRYLAVENEEVAIVDLPRAWDGQRVAQLSDWQIGMWLDNPDTAEDAAEVIIEERPAAVMLTGDFVYHRGDEEDRVEQFGKVSEVLRPLVDSGIPTYAVLGNHDYAAEKPDSKLDRELARTVTRTLRRAGVTVLFNEAVPLRPPTNAPANGPDELLYLVGVGSHYAKNDDVEGALDDLPRGAPRIAMMHNPDSYARFPARTAPLAVAGHTHGGQIRLPWLPDFSYQTFAKDGDVHVDGWVEDFGEEGNRLYVNRGIGMSLLPIRVNCMPELTMFTLRRAEGEAEPMAVGR; encoded by the coding sequence GTGAAACAGTTCTTCAAATACGCAGGCGTCGGCCTGCTCATTTTCCTCGGCTTCGTGCTCGCGTGGGGGCTGATCGAGCCGCGTTATCTAGCCGTCGAGAACGAGGAGGTCGCCATCGTCGACTTGCCGCGTGCCTGGGACGGCCAGCGGGTCGCGCAGCTCTCCGACTGGCAGATCGGCATGTGGCTCGACAACCCGGACACCGCCGAGGACGCCGCCGAAGTGATCATCGAGGAGCGCCCGGCGGCGGTGATGCTCACCGGCGATTTCGTCTATCACCGCGGCGACGAGGAAGACCGCGTCGAGCAGTTCGGCAAGGTGAGCGAAGTGTTGCGACCGCTGGTCGACTCGGGCATCCCCACCTACGCAGTGCTGGGCAACCACGACTACGCGGCCGAAAAGCCCGACTCGAAGCTCGACCGCGAGCTCGCCCGGACCGTCACGCGCACGCTGCGCCGCGCCGGGGTCACCGTGCTGTTCAACGAGGCGGTGCCGCTGCGCCCGCCCACCAACGCCCCCGCCAACGGGCCCGACGAGCTGCTCTACTTGGTCGGCGTGGGCTCGCACTACGCCAAGAACGACGACGTCGAAGGGGCGCTCGACGACCTTCCGCGAGGCGCGCCACGCATCGCGATGATGCACAACCCCGACTCCTACGCCCGCTTCCCCGCCCGCACGGCCCCCTTGGCCGTCGCCGGCCACACCCACGGCGGCCAAATCCGACTGCCGTGGCTCCCCGACTTCAGCTACCAAACCTTCGCCAAAGACGGCGACGTGCACGTCGACGGCTGGGTCGAAGACTTCGGCGAGGAGGGCAACCGACTCTACGTCAACCGGGGCATCGGCATGAGCCTGCTTCCCATACGCGTCAACTGCATGCCCGAGCTCACGATGTTCACGCTACGCCGCGCCGAGGGTGAGGCGGAGCCGATGGCGGTGGGGCGATGA